The proteins below come from a single Xyrauchen texanus isolate HMW12.3.18 chromosome 3, RBS_HiC_50CHRs, whole genome shotgun sequence genomic window:
- the fkbp6 gene encoding inactive peptidyl-prolyl cis-trans isomerase FKBP6 has protein sequence MSTNGSTSRILQFLAPEERHLFGIETPFQRLAWQMQDILGDGGVLKEVIHAGEGPPIPLHASVSINFSGFLEYSDAPFETTSHLKYPRMMKLGRDVTLYGLELGLLTMRKGEFSRFLFKPKYAYGDLGCPPHIPPFATILYEVQVLDFLDTAKVDDFMDLTLEEQNTVPLSTLLNVVDTQRSFGNLCFNKKRYEDARERYKQAVTLLQNRVPVDEKEKKHLEEVKLPFLLNLSLTYHRMEKPQKALCYGQKALDISPHNTKALFRCGQACLEMKDYEKAQDYLILAQSKKPFDPDINTLLKTLALCYKDYLDKERDMCSKMFSALKPTEK, from the exons atgtCGACAAACGGCAGCACCTCGAGAATATTACAGTTTTTAGCCCCAGAGGAGCGCCATTTGTTCGGAATTGAG aCTCCTTTCCAGCGTCTTGCTTGGCAAATGCAAGACATATTAGGGGATGGAGGAGTTCTCAAAGAGGTGATCCATGCAGGGGAAGGTCCACCCATACCCTTGCATGCTTCAGTATCAA TTAATTTTTCTGGTTTTCTTGAGTATTCTGACGCACCATTCGAGACAACCAGCCACTTAAAATATCCACGAATGATGAAGCTTGGTCGAG ATGTTACTTTGTATGGCCTAGAGCTCGGCCTTCTTACTATGAGGAAAGGCGAGTTCTCTCGTTTTCTTTTCAAGCCCAAATATGCCTATGGGGACCTTGGCTGCCCCCCACACATACCTCCATTTGCCACAATCCTCTATGAGGTGCAAGTCCTCGATTTCTTGGACACCGCAAAAGTGGATGATTTCATGGATTTGACTCTG GAAGAGCAGAACACTGTCCCACTCTCAACGTTGCTGAATGTGGTGGACACACAGCGCAGCTTTGGCAATCTCTGCTTCAATAAGAAGAGATATGAAGATGCCCGAGAGAGATACAAGCAG GCCGTGACACTTTTGCAGAATCGTGTGCCAGTGGACGAAAAAGAGAAGAAGCATCTTGAGGAGGTTAAGTTACCATTCCTGCTCAACCTCTCACTCACATACCACAGAATGGAGAAACCTCAGAAAGCCCTTTGCTATGGTCAGAAAGCCCTGGACATAAGCCCTCACAACACCAAAGCACTCTTCCGCTGTGGCCAG gcCTGTTTGGAGATGAAAGACTATGAGAAGGCACAAGATTACCTCATACTTGCTCAATCAAAAAAGCCATTTGATCCCGACATCAATACCTTGCTGAAAACGCTTGCTCT CTGCTATAAAGACTATTTGGACAAAGAGAGAGATATGTGCTCCAAGATGTTCTCAGCTTTAAAGCCAACAGAAAAGTAA